A region of the Myxococcus stipitatus DSM 14675 genome:
GGCGTCCAATGACGGCTGCTCACGCGCATGCGCATCGAGATAGAGAATCGCCTGCTCGATTCGGGCGTAGTCGCTGTTCCCCATGTCCCGGCTCCTCGAATGTCCTGTGTTCACGACGGGATATGGCCGCCACGCCTCCGCCCTTCAACCCGCTTCTTGCGCTCCCCTTTCGCCGCAAGGACCGGGTCGCGCGCCCGGGCACGTGGGCCTACGCTGCCAGCCCTACCCTCAGGAGCCCCCATGCGCCTGTACGACTACGCGCCCTCCGCCAACGGCTACAAGATTCGCCTCCTGCTCTCCTGGCTCGACAAGTCCTATGAATTGGTCCCCGTGGACATCTTCTCGGGGGAGAGCCACACCGACGACTTCCTGCGCCACAAGAACCCCCACGGCCGCATCCCCGTCCTGGAGCCGGAACCCGGCCGCTTCCTCGCCGAGTCCAACGCCATCATCCTCTTCCTCGCCGAGGGCACCCCGCTGCTCCCCGAGGACCGCTTCGAGCGCGCCCACGTCCACCAGTGGCTCTTCTTCGAGCAGAACGCCCTGGAGCCCAACCTCGGCACCGCGCGCTTCTGGAAGCTGACGGGCCGCGCGGCCCTGAACCCCGAGGCCTTCCGCCTGCGCCTCGAGGCCGCTCGCAACGCCCTCCAGGCAATGGAGCGCCACCTGGCGCACCACCCGTTCTTCGTGGGCGAGCGCCCCACCGTCGCCGACATCGGCCTGTATGGCTTCGGCCATGTCGCGGCTGACGCGGGAATCAACCTGGGCGACTTCCCCGCCGTGTCCGCGTGGCTCGCGCGCATGAAGGCCATCCCCGGCCACATCGGTGCGCTCGCGCCGTACACCGCGAACGCACACGTGACTCCCTCGTAACGAGGGGGCACGGCGCCCTCGCTCCCTCGTGCCGCGCGTGTTCCCCACCTCTCACGCGCGGCCCTGGGACGGGAGGTCGGCTTGACTCGCGAATGGTGAGCGTTTATCCCTAGCGCCACGATGAAGTCCCTCTTCGCCCTGTGCATGTGCCGAATGTCGATGAGTGGTGGGCTCCCGCCCGCCCGCGTCGGCTGACGTCCACCCGACCCCGGCGAGCCATCGAGCCCACCCACCCCGCGAGGGTCGGTGGGCTTTCTCGTTCTTGGCCCTCCGACAGCGCCCTCGCTCCAAACCTCCCCCGCCTGTCTGGAGACACCCCTTGGCCCCCCACACCAGTGCGCCCACCCCGCGCCTCTTCGATGTCACTCCCGCCGACCTGACGCTGGAGGCCGGCGCTCGCATCTCGCCGCACCTCGTGCGCGGCTGGTGGTGGGGCCCCG
Encoded here:
- a CDS encoding glutathione S-transferase family protein, coding for MRLYDYAPSANGYKIRLLLSWLDKSYELVPVDIFSGESHTDDFLRHKNPHGRIPVLEPEPGRFLAESNAIILFLAEGTPLLPEDRFERAHVHQWLFFEQNALEPNLGTARFWKLTGRAALNPEAFRLRLEAARNALQAMERHLAHHPFFVGERPTVADIGLYGFGHVAADAGINLGDFPAVSAWLARMKAIPGHIGALAPYTANAHVTPS